The Capsicum annuum cultivar UCD-10X-F1 chromosome 1, UCD10Xv1.1, whole genome shotgun sequence sequence ATGCAGTTCTCTGTCTCGAACAAATGCAAATGACTTTGCACTCTAGCGTGTCAGAATATAAAAAAGCACTAGCAAGTACAAGAAATATGcaaaaaagtttgaaaacataCCTCGTTAATCCAGTAAGAGTTGAGGACTCTAAGACCACCCAATTTCCTACCAGCACGCTCCTCGGCGACAGATCTCTTGCTGCGCTGGAATTTCAATTGGGTGACTCCCTGATTGGTTGGTTTACCATACACAATACCCTTGGAAACTGGTCTCTTCCTTCCACCACGTTTCACACGAACACGGTAGACCACATAGCCCTGAAAACATAATGTTCTTACTAACACCTCAAACATAGTCCATACCGTGGAAAAGGAGCAAGTGCAGCATTTAACATGATTAAAAGAAAGACTTCTGCATTAGTACTGTTCCTGGAAAGGGTATAAGAAATTAGACACTATGTATGTGAGTTTCAATTCTTTGCACCTACAAACTGCACATAAAGAATGAATAATGACACGGTTACGTAGCCTTCACAAGCATCTTAGTAATCACATATGTAAGGTTTGAACATAACCgagaaataaaataagatcaaCAGTGAAACAAATACAAGTAGACTAAACTCATAGTGAATAAATAATATTAAGCAGGAGCATTAATGAAACTTCAATTCCACTAAATATCCAAACTGGCTATTTCATAGACAATACTGACAATACATACAAATAACTGTGATCTGCCATCAAGTCACATTGCCGAGTAAATACTAGACACCTCAGAAATTTACCTGTTTGGCCTTGTAGCCCAGGCGGCGTGCCTTGTCAGGACGGGTAGGCCTAGTGACACGGACAATAGATGGGAGCTGGCGGTACTCCCAACACCTCACCCTTTGCAAGAACCTCATCACATCTGACTGCTTCTTCCTCCATAGCTCCGACACATAAGTGTAGGCACCTACATTTCCACAAATAAGAAAAGATCACCAGATATTCCaacaatatacaacaacaacaacaaaaaacccaatgTATTCACTAtgcatagtgaggtctggggagggtaaaatgtacatagtccataccactacctccggagaagtagaaaggttgtttccgatagaccccggctcaagacaaagaatagtaaacaaattcgtaataaaaaGCATGAAACCAGAtggaataacagaaataagacaccACAAAGTAATACCCCTACACGAACAAACCAAACTACTGACTACCACCCAGATGGAATAACAGAAATAGCCCTAAAATTGCCGGCCCGGCTAccccaaagctctcctaactactaACTACCACCCACCCACATGCACTACCCATCTAACCTAATTAgcgtcctccataccttcctgtCTAGGGCCATGTCCTCAATAAGTTGCAACTGCTCCATGgcacgtctaatcacctctctccagtatttcttcgaccTACCCTTACGCCACCTAAatccatccaaagctagcctctcacacctacgaactgggccatccgtgcccctcctcaacCATCTAAACTGAACTTCCCGCATCTTGAACTTCCAAGCTATCCAGCTTTTAGATTAAGGGCCTGTCTGGATGGCTTTAAAACAAGTGCTTAGAACACACTTTATTTCACCCACCCAAACAATAAAACTTCTTAAAGTCTACCAGAAACAGACTACCTTACATTTTAAGGAAGAGGCAAGGTTTGCGTCCACTTCCACCCagatcccacttgtgggattaacACTGGACACGTTGTTGCTATAAAActgcttaaaaattattttatagctTAAAAGCACCAAAAATTAACCAAAACGGACTCAAAAATATAAGAACAATTGTAATGAGCAACACATTGCCATCTCGTGACTGATATATTTGCAATAAATTACCTTTGTATCAAAGGAAAATCATGTCGGGAAATGCAGCTTGTTCagtaaaaattaaaatctcaaacTGAAACATGATTCATAGTCCATTAGAATAACAAAAAGATGTCATTTTCCCATGACGATCAGTTATTAGGATATAAATATCTTGCTTCAACACTTTGAGCAAAATGCGGGTGAAGGAAGGAAAATCCTGGACCGACACCTACAGCCACGTATGTTTAAGCGCGTAGCCCTAGATTCCCTTAGCACTACTATCATTACTAATCTCCAACTATCTTATTCTTCAATTCTATCACTATCTGTTTTTTCCTCgcaacacacatatatatgtcaaATTATATTAACAAAAAACAATATATGTAGTGATTCACTGTTCCGAAAAACTAGGGTAAACGTAAAAAAAGATTGGCATTCAATTAGATTATGGACATGAATGAATTCATGAAGGAGTGTAATACAGAGAAGAGTGGATGAAGGAACATACCCATTGAGTCGCTATTCTCCCTCCCAGCTGCTCGCTCGCCTAAATGAATTAGGGTTTCCAGTGAGACCAAGTAAATATAAAAGGACCCTCTTGGGCTAGCTAGTCTTTTCGGCCCATAAGCCCCATGGTTTTAATTTGACCTTTTTTCTATCAATTGGCCCAAATTCCACTTCATTGCACAAATAGCCCATTTCAGGTGGACCTTTCAAAACGTAGTCAGATTTAAAAATTATTGGGAAAAGGACATGGGATGGccattttaaagaaaaatggtcacaatttgaaaaggtggacaacTGTTGTCAGTCGGCTATTTTTAATTCCTcattttagccatttggcccaattgggcacatgcagcctctatactcaattgatacacttttataccatattgatgcacttttatactacattgatataatttttaaaaaaaagaaagaaaattttatgcaagcacatgcagtccctatacccaattacTCTTTtgtactatattgatacacttttataacaaGAGAGAATGGGTATATATGCATGCATTTCTGTATCAatataccacataaatacaccttttacagaGAAAATCTGTGTAAGCATATACTGTAGAAATCTGAATGTTGAAGCCCTCGCCTAAACCTTTGTGTTTTAAGGTTCATCAAAGTCCATTACACAAAGAaccaaaaaaatgtcatttttagtaTTGCAAACATTAGGGAGAAGAAGATCAAAACAGCTCTCTCGAATCCCCACCCGCCAATTCCtctgattttctttctttctttcttcttcttcttcttcttcttcttctcaagttCCATTTCCAATTATAACTTCTCTATTTTCCATTCTTTGTATAATTCATCCAATACTATAAGTAAACTGTTGTTCTCTTCAATTTTTAATGTAAGTGCAAAAAACCCATCAGGGTCTTTATGGGGTTTTCATTTTTCAGCTCGGAAGTTGTTATTGAGCCCACCACTACTGATGGACTTACTGTTAAGGGAATTATtgctaaaaattgaaatatagttGATGACACTGAGGGAAGTTTAGAAGCTCAGCCGAGTACAGGGAAGTATATAGGCAGTATTATCAGAATGAAAATGGTTATGATGGTGGCTATTTACTGGGTATTTAATTATGGGTGCTATTTTTGTggtattgttttaattttaagtgctatttttgtcctttttctaaaattatttactCACCTTGTACCAGGTATAAAAATATCCTAACACAACTGATTTCAAGGGCAACTTTTATTCTTTGGTACAATTCTATTTGAAAAGAAACTAGTTCAAGCATCAAATATCAACTactctctttcttcatttttatttgtttatattttgtcTATGTTTGACTTGGTACAATGATAATTTCACTATATCAATCCTATTAATTACTAGATAGTGATGGTCCATGCTAACATGGGCCCAACATGAGTCATTTTTGCTAGCTAAACTCATACATATTATTTGCATAAAGATATTATAAGATCAACAATCGTTGTTTTATATTTGTCATTGTATTATTTACATTTTCTATCTATAGCCTAGACTATTTGCATAGCATTGCGTTCTGTCTTCTTTGTATTGACAGATATCTCGCAAAAAGTACATaccaaaaaagagaaataaatttaaattcaatttgaaaatatcCATTCATGTAAGAAAGTTTCAATTCAATCGATAATGTTACTACTAAGAAAGGCTTAATGGgtatttcttacaaagaaattgCTTATATGTGAATTGTAAAGTGGTAAAGAAATGCACCGTTTCAACAACTATTTATAACAATAACAATCTTTACGGTTATTTTTCTTCATGGGATGAACTAAGGTATAAGATATTTCACACAATAAAGTTGAAAGGTCTGCATCATAAGAGAGTCCATTTAAACAAGCTTCCCACCTTTTTCTTCCTAATCAAACTCAAGAGACAAGAAATTTATCTAAAAGGTTCTACTCATAGACTTCTCGTTGTAACAGATGGTTAAAGGGTGAAAGCTACACCAACAAACAGCAATTGCACTGCAGATTGAGaacaaatatttttcattttataaagGAATTGAGAATCGTGGTGTGTGTAGTAATGTCGTTTCTTTCTCCTTTGCACTTATTAcgaaaataacttttctcttttGGCCTTTCCTATCACTGCTCTATCTATGTAATGTATGTTGTTTGCTATAGTTTAGTAGTATATCAGTTCTTGCTTTATAAAATTATCATTCTGCGTCAATATTGAAAAGTTTCATACTTCTGAGAAGACATATATATTTTGCTCATAATCTTAGTGTGTATTCTGatccaacttttcttttcttttttattatattttgattctAGCTTTCTAAACATAAAAATTTGAAACACCTATACTATTTAAGATAGTGGTATCCACTACTACCTAACTTTTGGGACTCGTCATGTATTGTATAAGAATTCTTTATTGGAATGCAGGGAAAATCATATGAAAACATAACCATAATTGTACAAAACTATGTTGGTCGTTTGATAGTCAAATATCCATACTGGATTAGAAGCATGGTTACAGATTACTTCTTTATTACCTGTCATAATGTTGGTGTCAGGGCTATTAAAGGACACTCTTTTCTTGTAAAGAATACAATTCGTGTTATGTGCTCCCCTAGATATAATGTTCGATATATTCCACAAAAAGATGTTGCTCTTCCACAAGTTCTTCAGCTATTTGCCCTTTCAACTGGAGGAAATGACGTTGAGAACAGATAGCCTGTTGGATAACGATTATGCTACAGATCAAATTATTACTTTTTCATACAAATGTCTTTCTACTGTTTTattcttttactctttttttgtgTTGATACATCAACATGGTAAACTCTACGTGAATAGTAAAATCCAATATTTTACTGAGCCaaggatgaagaaaagaaaatctcaatGTAGTAATAGTTTATATGGTAGAGACTGCAGTTCTATAGCATTTGCATattcttattctcattactttaAAACGTCAACAAATATTACCATCCCTAGTCCCCaccttgtgggaatacactgggtatattgttgttgttgtcaataAATATGTACATATTTTATGAGAAAAAAAGCTGTATAATTTTTTGCGTTGGTAAACCTCATATTCCATATGCAGAAAACTTTTCATAGTTGCTTACTGTGTTTCTcaagactcttcaaaaatgtcaatgggtgtGTGTCGGATTCGCTAAAATTAGTGtgtttttgaagaatccgacataGGTGCGACATTGAAAGTGAAGATTTCGTGCAACTTAAGTTGCTGATATTTACCACAAATTCAAGATTAATGTTTTCCTCCCcagataaaaaaaattcactcCCTTAAGACTTAAACCTACGTTAGCACTATCTACATTTTGCTTTCTACTAACCCTATAATCTTAAAAAATTTTGCAACCTCGCTTATCCCCgtaaaattaatttatctttagATCACAAAGTTTTCATCAAAGTTTTCCAAACTTTATTATTCTTAAACTACTTTTCACTTAAAGATTACAGTTTTACTTTCATTATCCTCTTTTTCCATCTAAGCACGCTCCATCAATTATGTTACTGGCTAAACAAATTTGAGCAAGTCatgaaacaaaaatgatataaaatagtaAGATTTTTGGCAAATATCATGATCATCCAATAAGAAGTTAAGAAGTTAAGTTTCGCAAATATTAACTTGAAGACGTATTGATTCTAACAACTGACTGCAGGATGGATATATTTGTGAATTCAATGGCAAATACCTCTTCGTCCTCCAACAACATGAACTAATACTTTTTGATTTTCTCTTTGTTGTTTCAAGGATGGCCTTTATCTGCTACTTGTACTTTACAAGTCCATTCTTTTGTGGTCGAGGTATTTTGGCTAATATCATCTCTTTCTTCTATATCCAGAATCTGAAGTTGAAAGATGTACATACAAAAGCATAAACCAATATGATGAATAGAGAAAGAATGGCATGACTTGAAACAATATATACGGTTAATTAAACTTTAATATCTGATACACTTTTAGCGCAATTCTTTTTGAAAATTAGACCAGCCTTATTGTATTTGTTCGACATTTTGATAACACCTTATCTTTCCTGAATGTGAAGTATAACATACATGTTTAATGTATTTGTTCCCTATTCAGAGCACAGGAAAATAAATCGGCAAAAACTATTctttatcaaattcaaaaaaGGTAACGACgaaaaaatgaaattgaaaaaaagggCAAAGAGAAACATCGACACACATACCCGTAGGtcaaatttcaataaaaagtAACTGAAAAAAACATGAATCAATGCAGATCATaacaaaaaatcccaaaaaaaacaTCCTTGAAGTGCATAATCGAAAACCAAAAATACCgaataaacaaatcaaaattgACGCTATAGAGGTTCAGATTCTTAGAAAAAAGTGAAATCCAAAGAAAACCAAAAGTGAACATGGAGTTTTCACCACCAGTTGAAGAAAAGCAAATTGCTGGAGTTTTCTAGTACTATACTTTACTGTTATAAGAGAGGGGCTGACAACTGACGTTTATGACACATGAGATTCTCTTTTATAACACATAATCAACTATAGTGAGAAGACAAAAATAACCTTGAATTAAATTTTATAGACCCTAGGCTCATATGTTGAAATCAACTTTTTCTATAGTAGTAGTAAATATATACTATGAACAATACATAAACTCATCAGGTTCAACACTACCACAGAACATTTACATTTACATCCATTATACTATACTTGCAGATGAACATTTGAGATGTAATTGGGACACTATAGGAGTATTGAGATGTGAAAAATGTAAAAGAGATTTTAGTTCTTAATATTGGGAAAATCGGGTAATTTTTTCACTAAAATGGAACAACTACGTGAAATGAACTAATTCAGAACAATTGAACCAGACATAACACTAACAAATAAATACTCgataaataatattgaatactaaaaataaaaacaccaaaaaatttGATAACGGTGTTTAGCCAAATAGGCTTAATCTCTGAACACCCAACCTTTCCTATTAATTATGGGAGAAGAGTATAATTTAGGGATGATTCAAATGGGAGGAGGAAGAGTTCTTTTATA is a genomic window containing:
- the LOC107879735 gene encoding 60S ribosomal protein L15; the encoded protein is MGAYTYVSELWRKKQSDVMRFLQRVRCWEYRQLPSIVRVTRPTRPDKARRLGYKAKQGYVVYRVRVKRGGRKRPVSKGIVYGKPTNQGVTQLKFQRSKRSVAEERAGRKLGGLRVLNSYWINEDSTYKYYEVILVDQAHAAIRNDPRINWICNPVHKHRELRGLTSAGKKYRGLRGRGHLHHKARPSRRATWKRNQTLSLRRYR